The genomic segment AGAATACCATTTTGTACAAATATAGTAGACCGAACAATCCAGCAACGACGTAGCTGCATTAAAGCTACTTGAAGTAGCATAATCGAGGTACAAACGGTGTTCAGATGCAAATTGCCTTAGATTAAACATCGCGAGCATCTAGCTCTTGTGAAAGCGAACAATGCGCTTGGGCAACATCGCGGGGAACAAAGGCGGATTAATAGAGCCATTTCGTCTCATCGCGCATGCGTCCCGCCCCCGACACCTTGAGCAACTCCTAACGCTCCTAAATGACATGCGTACGCGCAATGAACTTTATGAATTGCTGAACCAAATCTAGATGACTGTTGCGCGAACAATAGACATCATTATAGTAGAAACTGGAGATAGTAGAGCTAAGATATTTTGAGAAAATGAAAATTGATATCCTGCTGATTTTCAATGAAAAATTGCTGTTGCTGAGTAGAGATTAGGCAAAAATGTTACGTTATTTATTATAAGCGTACGCGCAATCAACTTTATGAATTGCAGAACCAAATCTAGATGACTGTAGCGCGAACAATAGACATCATTATAGTAGAAACTGGAAATAGTAGAGATAGGTATTGagaaaatgaaaattgaattattacttacattataTCAAATTAAAGCAAACGATTTACTGGTTCACAATTTAGTCCTCCTCAACTTAATGTTgaattttttgttgtttgtgtCGGCTTCAAAAACAGTGACTTTATAGGCgttgaacataatataaaaatgaaaataaataaaaagatatccatagccgaacatataacctcctcctttttggaagtcggttaaaaaatcagCTGCATACATAGCATTAAAtgtaattgtttatttaaagAATCTTCTACCAAACTTAAtacaattaaattatgtaaaaaagaaAGGACATGATATCGATACGAACAATGataatttttacaataaatCACAGACACGGCATAAACCCGGTGTTACCCTACTCAATTTGAGATTATAATCGTTACGAACCCGGTGTAAGCGCAATCCTAAAGCGTCAGGATATTTTATTCATAGGCTCGTGATAAATGAGCAAGGCTCCTCTCTACCACATTCATTACCTCACGCGTGGCCTTATCAAAAACTTGTTGCGCGAGCCAGCCTATAAAACTATCATTCGAGCCACCACGGGGACTGGTAACATAGTATAAAATTCAGTAGACCATCGAAATAGTATACAGTATCCATACTTTCATATTCCATGTTtcttcttcacgctcaaacctctaaaccgattttgctgaaatttggtatgggctatggaaatactttgattcccgggaaaggacatagggtttttatcccggaaaaatgtacggttcttgagcgataaacgaactttggtgcaacggagttgacACCCCATCTAGTAGAACGATAATACTTCATACATTGGATCTCTTAAATGGCTCTAGTTACCGTCATATAAACGGGTAACGAAAATATATGACCGACCAGAGTTCGACAACCAGCGTACGTCTGCATTTATAGGCTTAGGTATGCATTCAGATTTCGGGTGTGTATAGAgatttgaaattagaattttttAGCTCTATTGAGCCATAAAGATGAAACTCTTTCGTAGTGTTTATAATTCGTAGCAGTAGACCGTCTTCATTCTAGACCGCCTAAAATTCCCACGCACACATAAGCGTGATTTCAGGTAACTTGAAGTACAATATAGTAACAAGTAGCACACACATATAACTTTGTCAAGGTCACGACTGCTgtactgtattatatttatactatgCCAGTCGTTTATCATTGGTAAATAGCAACGAAACGTATAACTTACATTCAACGTTATTAGAAATAAAGTGATAATCAATGATGTATTTCGCCTAAAACGTTAAATATTGCCGTGCGCGGTGCGAGGCTCGGAAATAAATCTTGCCGTTGGACGTTTTCGTGCAGTAGCCGCCTTAATATGACAGACgaataaattataacaataagaAATTTAGACAAACGGGCCCTGGGACTTCCGCGGAAATGAACAGGCATCGCAGAATACGCTTTAAGTTTTGTAGAGTCGTATGTAGAGTATAGACTTATTAAATGAAGTAAAATAGTTGGTAAATATTTCCTTTATATAAAACTTTTCAGGGCAGTAATTTAGGGTATATATACACATTAAAGGGTAGCAAGGTAAAAATGTCTTTGcgtagaaattaattttaccGCGCGAGAACCGCACACTTCGGACAAAAAACTATCCCTGAGCCCTTTTAAATTATCTCTTATCAAAGCCACTCAATATTGCTTATGATTTTTTTAGACGCAGATTATTTCAaatcttttaaatttttcataCTTCTCGACTATTTCGAAATGGTATTTCCGGGTTGTGTTTCCGTGGCACCGACGTTATAATGATGAGTTATTTTATAGCGGTGATAAATATAATGCACCGACTAGATTCACACCGATGCCCACACactaaacaaattttattacaatagccACATAACAACGTACAACAAAGAAAGTCTTCGAATAAATTTCGATTCGGAAAAAAGTTAGGAGCCCGTAAAGCAAaagtagtaagtatattatagttCTTTATTGACTAGTTATGGGACAAATCATAGCCAAATATTTGTCTTTACCCGTATCTCTACTTTCTTTGAAAAAACTTTAGCAGCtacatttatccgggataaaagtatcatatgtccccCCAGGACTCAAAGTCAAAGTCTCCATACctaatatcagcaaaatcggtttagcggtttgggtgtgaagaggtaccagacagacagacagacacactttcgcatttataatattagtatggatttaactaCTAATAAGTTGATAATCAATAAGTTGATTATAGCGGCCGTTACTTGATGATGATATTTCCTATATTGGTAAGCAGGGCTCCCGAGAAATGCTATAGAATTGAAAACAGACTGAACATTAATGAATCAGGTCTCAAATGTATTTCAAGAATCCCGTTACATAGAAACATCCACCGAGCCTGTTGAATGGCGAAATTAATCCTTATTAAGAAAATACTGATCTAACGTCCGTAATAGTTTAAAGATCTCAATTCAATTCAAAGTTTGAACTCGAACGCTGATATATAACGTCGGGCGACACGACGCAACTGCCAAGTATGGCTCCCATGCATAGGGGCTTAAAATACGTTATCccagtaaatataataattctgCGACAGCGATAGCGGTTCCAGGGAACGGGTTAACAATCGGTCAATTTGTAGGGCCCGCGGGCTGCACATTGCACAATGCCACATGCCCCACTGTGGGCTGCGTTAGCACAACGTCCTCTGTGCGGTGTTGATCATATTTCTACATGTAATGAATCTGATTTGTATTCTCTATAATACTCTATATCGAAACGATTGTGAGCAAAGTAAAACATTCataaatatcaataaattcATAGAAATTTTCCCATCTATATAAATTGATAAACACCCATAAATGCCTCAAAAGCATGAGCGTTTACCCAGATGGGTAAATACGGTCTTAACACATTGACATATGACGGACGAAAGAGAAGAAAATAAGCTTGGAAAGACAACTTGTGTAAGAGCAACAACTAACAAGGCATGTTTATTCCTCTGCGTTAACGTTGCGACGTCGGATATAGCTGCGTCGACGTAACTCTCGAGCCATGTGCGTTGCCACAACGCTGCCGTGTGACTTGTCCCAATAGCACACGCTGCTCATACCTACGTATACAATCAAGATGTCATTTTTCAACTACCCACGCCGGGATACAGCGAGAAATATGGCGAACACGCACCGGCCCACAAAAGCGTCCCGCGACGTCGCGATACATATCTAGCCGCAGCTTCGGTTGTTGTTTCATTCGACAGAGTTATGACGAGATTGCTGGCCGATAGTTTAGTGAATTTTTGAAAATAGAATTGTTTGAAATTGGAAGTTTATACAACATTCATCTAAAGGCACATTGCCCAGAAATTTCGCTAAAATGGTACATTTGGTTCGGACTTTAATGACCCTCGTAGAGCGTTTTCCTAAAGTAAAGATTTAGATAATCCTAAGGTAGAGTGTATTTCCTTAATCGAAAAGCAGAGCTATTCGTCTAGGGCGggttcgaccaaactggagtaaaattttactcgagtataactgtctcctaatctaagagtaagctggttttgcgtttttccaacttctaatccaagaataaggtaattacacgggagtaaatatttacacgggctattttggtggagtaaatattaaactgagaatagttgcacaacagggttcaactgtcacggtcggtgtcattgtgaactataattgacattttatttcatactctttgagtaacttggtaaaatgcaaacgataataacctagagtaaattaaaggagtaaaattattctcatgatagttatactcgtgtaacttcaagtttggtcgaatcgggccagTATTTGACAGAGAAATGTAAATAGACGTAGTTGTTGTTCATTCTCATAGTTTTGAAACGTAATAAGATAACATTACAAAATCGTGGTGCGCTCTCCAACTATATGCACCAAACAAGGGAAACAAAATTGACGTACGTTTACGTAAGTGTTAAAACAAGTATCACGTTTTGCCACGCTCATTACAGTTCACAGAAGTCAGTGCAATTCATCGGGGAAAATGGAAACCGGCAGATAATAGTAATTATTGACACGAACCAACGCGAATGGTGCTTCACAAAAAAGGCACTAACTCGAAAATTCCACATAACGGCGAAAAACCCTTAGGGCACTTAGGGCGAGAGTGCGAGACTCGTTTGGGAAACTATTCAATGCATGGTTATTTCGGAATTCAGATAACATTCGCAGACTAGGTACCATCGAAACTACGTGGTTTGGTTGGGGTATGTCAGTTTAATATTAGTTGTGATTCGTCATATGGGTCTGAcaaaatgcgaccaaattatgtaggtccgccatttgaATATGAATctaattctctgatagtaaacaCGGCACATCGACCAATTTACAATGATTTATGAATGCTAAGTTTTTATGCCTCCCATataaaaaatttagtttgttattatttttagcaatattccgcgaaaacaacttccacctttaagtaaatgagtgagtgtacgcatagacatgcgtacagcacctccctcctcccacactgcctatgcgtacactcgcatgcaagaacttgcaaacaccaccaccacacaagcaataatgttggcaaatccgtagAGTCTACGAAcatgttcgtagagtccacatcctgaggatgctccggtgttggggcgaaacgcgcgtcgaggttttcaacctgcatggtggtgaggggccttgcacggatttgccaacattattgcttgtgtggtggtggtgtttgcaagttcttgcatgcgagtgtacgcataggcagtgtgggaggagggaggtgctgtacgcatgtctatgcgtacactcactcatttacttaaaggtggaagttgttttcgcggaatattgctaaaaataataacaaactaaatttaaactatggatttccgcaaagtaacgcctgattccattaacctcccatataaattttggtgacggtggctggttccAAAATTTTTAGAGCGCCTATTAATTTTTagagcgcccaagtgtgtgagcAGCACACAATAATTGTTCCCTCTTCTCTTACACTCGTAACCCGATGGAACCTGATCAGGAGAAGAAGAGAAACTATTTTTTCATGCCCAAGTGACTATTGTCAGATGATCAggagatcagcctgcattatcccaAAGAAACTTGGAAACATTTTTCATCATTTCAGGACAATTtctaattatagaaaaaaaatccaaGTTTGTTTGTTCAATATCTCAGTAGAACAGAAGctttaagattattattttattggattGACTACATTTTTCCTATCCGCGTTGCTCACCGTACACATCAGATACGATAATTTAAATCTAAATAGAATGGAACAGCTAACAAATTATTCGCGATGTTTATGGATGTTTAACGACGATCATACAATATTATCGATGTAGGAAGGATTAAGTGACGCTTGCGATTCATAGTTAGATACGTCTGTAACTTTATACGCGATGATTATCTTGATTTAGAAGAAAATCGTAGGGACACGGTAAAATACGTGAAagcttattttttattgaaatatataaacatttataaaatactagctgtcccagtgaactttgtgtcactttaaaaccttccctggacttctacgaatattttaagactaaaattagcccaatccgttcagccgttttcgagttttagcgttactaacacaattgagaatccatttttatatatatatatagatacataaaatataagctTGTATTTTTTTCGGAACATCATCCACTAACGGCCGTACTTAGATGATAATTACGAAAGATAATTACTTAACTGCACTGGGACCACACCATTCAACACATTaaagcaatttataaaacaaaaaatatatacttatgttGTTATtaagtccatggcgtgatggactacaataattacaattaagtaagtaataacattatttcaattatccttggtgcgaaaaacctaTACTTATACAAAGATAGccaaaaaggatatgggcgaatagccaatagacggccccaaattacataataagaaAAACTGTAATTTAATTGAGtgttagacatttttttttaaataaggggactaacgagcaaacgggtctcctgatggaaagcatacTTATATATTCTCCCTTACACCACAGAATACATTTAGTACAAGTACTTACACCAAATAAAGTTAGAAAACGTTTAACTGATAcccattttttttagtaaactttttatttacttacattaaGTAATCCTCTAATTTCCTTTTCTTTTAATCGTAATCTACTACATATTAAATAGTTCCATTTACCGTGagtataacattattaaacgtatttaaggctggtataaatagtcagtacttaagatgctcggtctcaagacacggttcagacTCTATGATTGGTTggttgtcaaaatttggaccaatcacagaggcgaatcgcgtcttgagaccgggtcgcatcttaagtactgactatttataccagcctagaTAATttatacttgaacttggcttgacacgctaccgcgtgtctactTGCTTAGAATTCACATATTATATGGTTTTCTTGTGTTTAAATAAGCTTTGTtgctaagaaaataaaataaataaataaagcaactaccgtcgcccctggacactcgcaacattagaaggaCTGCAGGTGCAAAGCATGTAGCTCATTATGTTAATAAACATATGTATTAAGTAGGTTGTAAATTGGTCGGGTTACCTTAATCCCCGTTGACAAGACCGATCAAGTAACGTAGACCTTCTACGATTCAATTTCTCAGACGATACTATATTCGAATCTAACCCGATAAATAGGTACATTTTGAAAACAAACACTAACGCAATATACAGCGGACATTCGCTATAACTTCAATTAGAAGCGACTCGTTAGCAGCCACCATTGTATGCGACACAAAAGATGCCACCGAATAGAAATAGTTTCCCTTAAACGGCGTATTCACATCTCATTTGTTACGTTTCCTTATCCACGTATGCATTTTCATACGTTATAGCGCTTTTAACAGTCTATAGATGTTATCTGCTTTTTACGATACTGGATTGTAGAATTCCTCCCAAACGGAGAAAACACTTTTAGCCTTTATACTGTCATGAGCATATATAATGTACATTAAACTAGAGAGAGCTTTTGAAcgattctacataatattattaattattatatattttcaaagAATAACACCGCCTTATGTTAACTGTTACTTAACAGAGATTTCAGCTTTAGCTCTACTGTTTATTTGTCGTCATCCAATTTTATTACATGTAGCCAAAACTATTGAACTAGCGCTATTAAAATTTTGAGACACAATTGTTGCATGAATTGGGaagaaatcggccaagtgcgagttggactcgcgcacgaagggtttcgtaccattattgtgttttttgtatgggagcctcccgtaattatttattttatttaaattttattattaattattaaagtataaatacagctgaCTGCAGactattttgtgtacatttcaagtgcctacctactGCCATCATTGATActgagcaaaaaatgtttgaaaaatcacgtttgttgtacgggagccccccttaaatatttaatttattttgtttttagtatttgttattatagcggcaacagaaatacataatctgtgaaaatttcaactctctagctattaccgttcttgagttacagcctggagacagacggacagacatcgaagtctcagtaatagggtcccgtttttactctttgtatacggaaccctaaaaatcatgtTTTCTTCTTCGCCATATTCTTAAATCTAAGCTGTTCCGGCCTCCAATATCTTACAGACacattttaatgattacttaacatttatttaatgaagCGTTTGACAGAAAATGGACTGGAGATTACGTATATTGGAGTCCAAGTATTTTGAAGTCGAAATAACAACTTCTTATGCAAAccaaaaagttaaaatttaaaaaagttgcgCTGCAAATATTTTGTGGCAACAAGCCGTCATCCCTGTGACCATTCACAGCCTTTTGCGCTGTCTTTATGCTATAACAGCAACTCAGAGacaaaaaatgaataattaaattaaagtaagcGGGCTCCTAGACCATcctagacctacaataatattgagcTATACtttattgaacaacttatttgacaataagattgaaaggcgggcgcgttcaatattaaccctagacggtcaataatatcaCGCAATACgacgtgatattgacaataatggctcgtctaggcggccggtatgagtcaacttctctgatggcaTGTATCTTACacgtttagaaaaaaaaatgttttttcgagAAAAAAAAGGAAAGTACCTGTGAGATGGTTGCCGGTGAACTCGAAGTCGTCGTCCTGATCCCAGTGCTTGAGCGACAGGTTGGCGAGCGGCGTCGCGTTCGCGAACTCCAGGTTCGCGAAGTGCCAGTCCAGGATCTGACGGTCGCGGACTGATAGATACACCGAGCTgcaaatacatactaatattagggGTAAAAGCGGAAACATTCAATTATTAAGCTatagccgcgtactgaccattcgagcagcctcgcgaggcacGGGCCGCGGCACGCTCGAGGGTGGCAGCGCGTACGTTGGCCTCGAGGCACCTCTTGACCACCCGAGGATTTGCCCCACAAGGCAGCCTGACGAGGCTGCTCGCTCAACCAGTACGCGGCTTATTACATAGGTtagagcgcggcgaccgaatcaaaaaaatccgtaacgaaaaacacctaacattcgttcagttcggcagacttcggctcggTGTGGCTCGGGGTGCTCGCCGCACCAACCGGCACAGCTGTAACGTTGCCAAGCTATAGCACAGTGTGTGTGTGCGTTCGACTGGAGTTCGAGGAGtgtcaaacgtattttttttattatcattttatgttACCTGTCCGTTCAGCGTGGAATGTCCCATTATAGATtcgaaataataaatactacgaAAGAGCTACTGAGTCAAAAAATGGTTCGATTTTCGATGCACATAAATGATGCATTTCGTAGAATTTCCAAACTCAAAGTTGGTCGTGAAACTCGTGTTGgtctataaaaatttaaattagcgTACTGGTGCTATACGTATTTATGTCAGTAACTGGAGTCAAATTTGAGCGGTCAAATACCGTCAGTTCCTATTACAACTATTTTTACCTTCATTCAGTGATAAAATATCATTTACCTGGAATATTATCATCTGTAGTAACACTAGTAACATTCTGTGACGTCAGAGTATATTACTGGATACATAGCTGCGTCATTTCTCGGTTTAGTCTCCTCATATTGAACTCTTTTAACCCGCatttactaatataattatcatttaCCTGGGCGGGTTAGCCTCCAACTGCGTGATTTTATCCTCTATGGTGGCGTTCTGTGACGTTAGAGTCTCGTACTCGTTGCACAGCTGCGTCATTTCTCGGTTTAGTCTCCTCATATTGAACTCGTGGAGTATACCGTCGGTCACTGCTCCGTTCTCTTTCTCCAAGATTAAAGCCTCTTTCTCCGCCTTCATTGAGTGCAGGAGCTCTTTGATGTCGGACATTCTGTAAATTAACGAGTTTCATTGTAAAGTTACAGTTGATactctattataataataggttgAGGAAAAAGTGTGTTcgcattatataatattatgttatacaatgttttgcgTCTTTGTGTTTCGAGCCAATTAGACAAAGCGAtgcatatgtcgcagccgactggtttaaatagccgttcaatcaaacagctggccctttgactgaacaacgctattcaatcacacggctttacgtcgtttagtcgacttgttgactacaacgttcaacactacagctagacgacgcttagctaactggtttaatggcaaattaactagggtgaTAACCttacctacttttggactttctggattgtgtttgtttttgttttggcgggggactgctgttatacaatgttttgcgTCTTTGTGTTTCGAGCCAATTAGACAAAGCGAtgcatatgtcgcagccgactggtttaaatagccgttcaatcaaacagctggccctttgactgaacaacgctattcaatcacacgtctagcttttagattgaatattttagtcgctcaaaatgttcaacactacagctgattcaaaagccgccgtctaattgaagtagttcagcgcgcaccgctgcggcgctaggtgcgttttatttacgatatggcgtcaactagcaggtgtttgttggtgtttgtggttgtttttcggaaagaaaatagttaataaaagttaaaagtgttattaaagagacaaaagtTATGGAGGCACATActagtgaatcaaaatttcaacaaatattcgaggagaagtTACGGGACTATGAAatacatcaccaaggtatttattgcaattccataaataataaatcagctataattattgtatgtgctaaatatgttcaaaattagttagaatacagttttttcagcccccccgaaaggggggttcggggggcacagcccctcgccaaaacaaaaacaaacacaatccagaaagtccaaaagttggttaggttaggttagaacttagaccacaacacagagggagccgagcgagcgcagcgagcgaaCTGCGGCAgtagccggcgaccgtcatcaaATAAAAGGAAGGGGTTGGGGGGCAgtcccccgccaaaacaaaaacaaacacaatccagaaagtccaaaagtaggtaaGGTTAtcaccctagttaatttgccattaaaccagttggctaagcgtcgtctagctgtagtgttgaacgttgtagtcaacaagtcgactaaacgacgtaaagccgtgtgattgaatagcgttgttcagtcaaagggttCAGTTCAGTTCAgtctagctgtttgattgaacggctattttaaccagtcggctgcgacacatATATAGCTAGTGTGCTTGTTTTGTGTTTAATTTACACTGATACTCTAGCGGGTGCCAGTTTTTCAGCTTTAGGCCGAATGAATCGCCTAAATGTTGTTCAGTTAGAACATAATATCAGGATCTTcattcttcacgcttaaaccgctggattttgatgaaattcgatATGGAGTGGCTTTGAAAGCGGGAAAGAGCATGCAGGTTTTTATGgtttaaaatgtacggttcccgcgcaaaaaaactttttgcgCATGGAAGTCCCTGGCAACAGCTTATTTAGTTACATCAGCTTTTTATCGTACAAAAATATTACTCACTTGTTAATGTTTGCTTTCAGCTTTTCCTGAAGTGTTAAAAGCGCTTTCAGGTGTTGAATCTGttcgaaaaaaaatgtttcaatgataattaataaactagctTTTTATCGACGAAACAAAATCACGTTTTCTGTGAAAATAAAACTGGACGGAAAAGGTAAAAAACTTCAGAGTTTACAAACATTATACATTGATTAGGAACTATTTCTTGCGTATATTAGGCAGTAAAGTTGGCGATGAAACTCAAAACAGTAGTGCGAAAGgtattttctatttaaattttattcaacattctatttatttttgttatacggCGTTACAAACTGCTTTTGTGCGTACTCCGTGTTTCGAAAACCGGCGATTTTTACACTTACGTCAttataatacagggtgcaattaaaccttcctgccaaatttttatatattgatccttgttaaaaataaaaatacacgtattttttcttttatagtcactcagtactaaaatattaagaaaaaacttccgaaagttatcctaaaaaacattacaattaatggacacaaTGTGCCCCtgcgcgcgcgcctcatcccgcgtcaccccctctcattcccccgcgccgtgagtgaccgttctgcaacgattttaaatgggataaaatgtcattgaaaaaaaaataacacccatttttttttggttaaatggactctcctaataatacctaagccctggaaaaaaaattggctttaaaggtttaattgcaccctgtataggtatctaaaaaaactaaaaaccttttttttttattccagcTGCTGATTCTTCTACAGCTAACAAGCGTAATGCCTAAACGACGTATATCAACCGATTTAGAAAGTGGCGAAACCGTGTTCTATTTCAAAGACAGCAAGGAAATCGATAGGATGCAGCCCAACAGCCCCAACCACAAAGGTGCTAGATCCGACACAGAAGATTTGGACGAAGACGATAAAGTGAAACAACCACCTTTGCCTACGCCCAGACGAGTATATTCTCAGGAGTGTAAAATATGTGTCACTGTTTGTTGCGGATCGGATTGCCAATGTGCAAACCAGCTGTTGCCCTCGCTTTTGAGGGCATCACCTGGTTTGCAACCAACCACAAAGAATCCAATGGCATTACCCATAGAAGAAACGAGGAGAGGTTTCAGCAACCGGGACTacataaaaagtgtcctaaccAATGATGGAGATATCAGCTCCGTGCTGAATAATTTAGTCAAAATCACCTTGCAGAAGGTCGATATGATGAAGAAAATGGATAATATGAACGTCGAAGGCTCCGAAAATTTTGCATAAACCACTCTTACCGCTGAGATTTTTAGGATGCTGTTTTAATCAACCCTACTCCTTTCATTTTAATGTAAGTA from the Aricia agestis chromosome 14, ilAriAges1.1, whole genome shotgun sequence genome contains:
- the LOC121733851 gene encoding uncharacterized protein LOC121733851, whose translation is MKLKTVVRKLLILLQLTSVMPKRRISTDLESGETVFYFKDSKEIDRMQPNSPNHKGARSDTEDLDEDDKVKQPPLPTPRRVYSQECKICVTVCCGSDCQCANQLLPSLLRASPGLQPTTKNPMALPIEETRRGFSNRDYIKSVLTNDGDISSVLNNLVKITLQKVDMMKKMDNMNVEGSENFA